A part of Agromyces protaetiae genomic DNA contains:
- a CDS encoding FAD-dependent oxidoreductase: MTAAFRVPVGTAANPVLDRASFQRLLALGASEDVTVGDHLFSVGDTDPDFFVMEAGAVDIVREATGTSPARTVAQWQAGEFLGEMSMLTGQASLLTARISEAGRVCRVPNATFKQIMSTDGPLSDLLLGTFRARRALLMNAAGRAVEIVGRAASASSMTLRTYATRMELPHRWLDVSTDAGRAALAATGLAEDDLPVVVTQGATIAQATPRLLADAVGLRFRGGADGGDRFDLVVVGAGPAGLAAGIYGASEGLSTLVLDALAPGGQAAASSRIENYLGFPAGLSGAELTELGIVQALKFGVRISAPTGVEGLVSVTDDGADRIRIDLTGGEHVTARAVVVATGARYRRLPLDRWDDFEGGSIFFATTELEGRDCAGKPVAVVGGANSAGQAALFLADLGCTVSLIVRGDSIEVKMSSYLVDRIVAHERITVHTSTDVSALHGGDHLESISLTSSQTGATLDVDANALFCFVGAVPGTSWLTDIAVDDSGFLLTDMDVAAARAASRNAAPAAADRWEVLGRSPLPFETSIPRVFAAGDVRLGSMKRIAAATGEGASAVASVHRAIARD; the protein is encoded by the coding sequence GTGACCGCCGCCTTCCGCGTGCCCGTCGGCACCGCCGCCAACCCCGTGCTCGATCGCGCCTCGTTCCAGCGCCTGCTCGCGCTCGGCGCGAGTGAGGACGTCACGGTCGGCGATCACCTGTTCTCGGTCGGCGACACCGACCCCGACTTCTTCGTCATGGAGGCCGGGGCAGTCGACATCGTCCGCGAGGCGACGGGCACATCGCCCGCGCGCACGGTCGCGCAGTGGCAGGCGGGCGAGTTCCTCGGCGAGATGAGCATGCTCACGGGGCAGGCGTCGCTCCTCACGGCGCGCATCTCGGAGGCGGGCCGGGTGTGTCGGGTGCCGAACGCGACCTTCAAGCAGATCATGTCGACCGACGGCCCGCTCTCCGACCTGCTGCTCGGCACGTTCCGCGCGCGCCGCGCGCTGCTCATGAACGCGGCGGGTCGCGCGGTCGAGATCGTCGGGCGGGCGGCATCCGCGAGTTCGATGACGTTGCGCACCTATGCGACGCGCATGGAGTTGCCGCATCGCTGGCTGGATGTCTCGACCGACGCCGGGCGCGCGGCGCTCGCGGCGACGGGGCTCGCCGAGGACGATCTTCCGGTCGTCGTGACGCAGGGCGCGACGATCGCGCAAGCGACGCCGCGGCTCCTCGCCGACGCCGTCGGCCTCCGCTTCCGCGGCGGAGCCGACGGCGGCGACCGCTTCGACCTCGTCGTCGTCGGGGCGGGGCCTGCCGGACTCGCGGCCGGCATCTACGGGGCATCCGAGGGACTGTCGACGCTCGTGCTCGACGCGCTCGCGCCGGGCGGTCAGGCCGCCGCGAGCTCGCGCATCGAGAACTACCTCGGGTTCCCGGCGGGGCTCTCGGGCGCCGAGCTGACCGAGCTCGGGATCGTGCAGGCGCTCAAGTTCGGGGTGCGGATCTCTGCGCCGACGGGTGTCGAAGGGCTCGTGTCGGTGACTGACGACGGGGCCGACCGCATCCGCATCGACCTCACGGGCGGTGAGCACGTCACCGCTCGTGCGGTCGTCGTCGCGACGGGCGCCCGCTACCGCCGCCTGCCGCTCGACCGCTGGGACGATTTCGAAGGCGGCAGCATCTTCTTCGCGACGACCGAGCTCGAGGGGCGCGATTGCGCGGGCAAGCCCGTCGCGGTCGTCGGCGGCGCGAACTCGGCAGGGCAGGCGGCGCTCTTCCTCGCCGACCTCGGCTGCACGGTCTCGCTCATCGTCAGAGGGGACTCGATCGAGGTGAAGATGTCGTCGTACCTCGTCGACCGCATCGTCGCGCACGAGCGCATCACCGTGCACACGTCGACGGATGTCTCGGCCCTCCACGGCGGCGACCACCTCGAGTCGATCTCGCTCACGTCGTCGCAGACCGGCGCGACGCTCGACGTCGACGCCAACGCACTGTTCTGCTTCGTCGGCGCGGTACCCGGCACGTCGTGGCTCACGGACATCGCGGTCGACGACAGCGGATTCCTGCTGACCGATATGGATGTCGCAGCCGCTCGCGCGGCGTCGCGCAACGCCGCGCCCGCCGCGGCCGACCGCTGGGAGGTCCTCGGCCGCAGTCCGCTGCCGTTCGAGACGAGCATCCCGCGCGTCTTCGCCGCAGGCGACGTGCGCCTCGGCTCGATGAAGCGCATCGCCGCCGCGACGGGCGAGGGCGCGAGCGCCGTGGCATCCGTGCACCGCGCGATCGCCCGCGACTGA
- a CDS encoding CPBP family intramembrane glutamic endopeptidase: MNARVPSLRPVAVFTAIALPVGWVALSIPVATGLPAEPFVLATLVFGLLLPALVLARRDGLRTGRPGAVRRLLRDIPRIPRPEWALVAGLVLIPGAVWLLGAALRAETEPSPATAGAVAVQFVTGLAIVNLAEELVWTGFVQRRLTAAWGLVRGALATALLFAGLHAPLAFAAHTRGAGPIALDLGALLVAGAGLRLLIGVGDLLGRSILLAAVVHASFNAGGLLVDPGSDWIRYVVALVLGVAAAAAAQAVVGGPKRLVRDFVRTDRP; this comes from the coding sequence ATGAACGCCCGCGTGCCCTCGCTCCGGCCCGTCGCGGTCTTCACCGCGATCGCGCTCCCGGTCGGCTGGGTCGCCCTCTCGATCCCCGTCGCGACGGGCCTGCCCGCCGAGCCGTTCGTGCTCGCGACCCTCGTGTTCGGGCTCCTCCTGCCCGCGCTCGTCCTGGCCCGTCGCGACGGCCTCCGCACCGGCCGACCCGGAGCTGTGCGGCGACTGCTGCGAGACATCCCGCGCATACCGCGACCCGAATGGGCGCTCGTGGCGGGCCTCGTCCTCATCCCGGGCGCGGTGTGGCTCCTCGGCGCCGCGCTCCGCGCGGAGACCGAACCCTCCCCCGCGACCGCCGGGGCCGTCGCCGTGCAATTCGTCACGGGCCTCGCCATCGTGAACCTCGCCGAAGAGCTCGTCTGGACGGGCTTCGTGCAGCGCCGCCTCACGGCCGCGTGGGGGCTCGTGCGCGGTGCACTCGCGACCGCCCTGCTCTTCGCGGGGCTGCACGCGCCGCTCGCGTTCGCGGCGCACACGAGGGGCGCCGGGCCGATCGCCCTCGACCTCGGGGCATTGCTCGTCGCGGGCGCCGGGCTGCGGCTCCTCATCGGAGTCGGCGACCTCCTCGGGCGGAGCATCCTGCTCGCCGCCGTCGTGCATGCGTCGTTCAACGCCGGGGGCCTCCTCGTCGATCCCGGCTCCGACTGGATCCGATACGTCGTCGCCCTCGTCCTCGGGGTCGCGGCCGCCGCCGCCGCACAGGCCGTCGTCGGCGGCCCGAAGCGGCTCGTCCGCGACTTCGTGCGCACCGATCGTCCGTGA
- a CDS encoding FMN-dependent NADH-azoreductase, producing the protein MSTLLHLSSSPRGGASESLALARIYLDAVRAERPDLVVDEWDLWDGSLPDFGPDGAGAKMRIFAGEDPVGAQEVAWHRARLAYERFAAADHYLFSLPMWNAGVPYITKQFIDVISQPGMVFGFDPAAGYSGLVTGKTATVVYTSAVYGEGRGSAFGNDFQKTYFEDWLRWAGITDISSVEFRPNLAAADVEARRAAATERALDLARTFAEQLAGEQSRRVA; encoded by the coding sequence ATGTCCACCCTCCTCCACCTGTCCTCCTCGCCTCGCGGCGGCGCCTCCGAGTCGCTCGCGCTCGCCCGCATCTACCTCGACGCCGTGCGCGCCGAACGGCCCGACCTCGTCGTCGACGAATGGGACCTGTGGGACGGCAGCCTCCCCGACTTCGGCCCCGACGGGGCCGGCGCCAAGATGCGCATCTTCGCGGGCGAGGACCCCGTCGGGGCGCAAGAGGTCGCCTGGCATCGAGCCCGGCTCGCCTACGAGCGATTCGCGGCAGCCGACCACTACCTGTTCAGCCTCCCCATGTGGAATGCGGGCGTCCCGTACATCACCAAGCAGTTCATCGACGTGATCAGCCAGCCCGGCATGGTCTTCGGGTTCGACCCCGCCGCCGGCTACTCGGGGCTCGTGACGGGCAAGACCGCGACCGTCGTCTACACGAGCGCCGTCTACGGCGAGGGTCGCGGATCGGCGTTCGGCAACGACTTCCAGAAGACCTACTTCGAGGACTGGCTGCGCTGGGCCGGCATCACCGACATCTCGTCGGTCGAGTTCCGGCCGAACCTCGCGGCCGCCGACGTCGAAGCCCGGCGCGCCGCCGCGACCGAGCGCGCCCTCGACCTCGCGCGCACGTTCGCCGAGCAGCTCGCGGGCGAGCAGTCGAGGAGGGTCGCATGA
- a CDS encoding RNA polymerase sigma-70 factor, translating into MRTHQKPPADWPHPRQPLRAWRGHEASETSVAREPGGDRLADALATFDAVRPRLFGIAYRMLGSVADAEDLVQDVWIRWQNCDRDEVREPAAFLATTATRLAINALTSARARRETYIGPWLPEPVDTGANPELAAEHDEAIELAVLFLMEKLTPMERAAYVLREAFGYPYDRIAEIIDASEQNARQLVSRARKHLADERRAPVEASGQRAFLEAFLVAAQSGDLATLETLLADNIVSYSDGGGIAQAARIALVGRDRVVKFVLAVSEWFWEGIDVRWVEANDRSALLLSAFGEPFALFTVSASEDGIDRLFWMMNPVKLGAVLPVDA; encoded by the coding sequence ATGCGGACCCATCAGAAGCCCCCGGCCGACTGGCCGCACCCCAGGCAGCCCCTTCGCGCGTGGCGCGGGCACGAGGCATCCGAGACATCCGTCGCTCGTGAACCGGGCGGCGACCGCCTCGCCGACGCCCTCGCAACCTTCGACGCCGTGCGCCCGCGCCTCTTCGGCATCGCCTACCGGATGCTCGGGAGCGTCGCCGACGCCGAAGACCTCGTGCAAGACGTCTGGATCCGCTGGCAGAACTGCGATCGCGACGAGGTGCGAGAGCCGGCCGCGTTCCTCGCGACGACCGCCACGCGCCTCGCGATCAACGCGCTCACCTCGGCCCGCGCGAGGCGCGAGACCTACATCGGGCCGTGGTTGCCCGAACCCGTCGACACGGGCGCGAACCCCGAGCTCGCGGCCGAGCACGACGAGGCGATCGAGCTCGCGGTGCTGTTCCTCATGGAGAAGCTCACCCCCATGGAGCGCGCCGCCTACGTGCTGCGCGAAGCGTTCGGCTACCCCTACGACCGCATCGCCGAGATCATCGACGCGAGCGAGCAGAACGCGCGGCAGCTCGTGAGCCGAGCCCGCAAGCACCTCGCCGACGAACGACGTGCCCCCGTCGAAGCATCCGGACAGCGTGCCTTCCTCGAAGCCTTCCTCGTCGCCGCGCAATCGGGAGACCTCGCGACCCTCGAAACCCTCCTCGCCGACAACATCGTGAGCTACTCCGACGGCGGCGGCATCGCCCAGGCGGCGCGCATCGCGCTCGTCGGCCGCGACCGCGTCGTGAAGTTCGTCCTCGCGGTCTCGGAGTGGTTCTGGGAGGGCATCGACGTCCGCTGGGTCGAAGCCAACGACCGGTCGGCGCTGCTCCTCTCGGCGTTCGGCGAGCCGTTCGCGCTCTTCACGGTCTCGGCGAGCGAGGACGGCATCGACCGGCTCTTCTGGATGATGAACCCCGTGAAGCTCGGGGCGGTGCTGCCGGTCGACGCGTGA
- a CDS encoding alpha/beta fold hydrolase — protein sequence MNDRLERLAPLRRIRAGVLDVEYFETGPAAGPTVVLLHGFPYDIHSYVEVAPLLGDAGFRVVVPHLRGHGGTRFVDRTVPRTGQQAALGQDVVDLLDALGIDRATLAGYDWGGRAACVAAALHPERVSALVLVNGYLVQDIRSSMAPLSPDLEAGFWYFFYFLTERGRAGLVADPRGIAEVIWRRNSPEWRFGDAELDRAAEAFANPDFVDVVIHSYRHRLNHVDGAPDYLRHEAALAKLPPITVPTVTLDGEADGNFPARDAADVAVHFTGPHVHRRVPHAGHNLPREAPEAFVEAVRKAASLAGADATTIAA from the coding sequence ATGAACGACCGACTCGAGCGGCTCGCGCCGCTCCGACGCATCCGAGCCGGCGTGCTCGACGTCGAGTACTTCGAGACCGGACCCGCCGCCGGGCCGACTGTCGTGCTGCTGCACGGCTTCCCGTACGACATCCACTCGTACGTGGAGGTGGCGCCGCTTCTCGGCGACGCCGGATTCCGCGTGGTCGTGCCCCACCTGCGAGGCCACGGCGGAACGCGGTTCGTCGACCGCACGGTGCCCCGCACCGGCCAACAGGCGGCGCTCGGGCAAGACGTCGTCGACCTGCTCGACGCCCTCGGCATCGACCGGGCGACGCTCGCCGGCTACGACTGGGGCGGCCGGGCAGCGTGCGTCGCCGCGGCCCTGCACCCCGAGCGCGTGAGCGCGCTCGTCTTGGTCAACGGCTACCTCGTGCAGGACATCCGGTCGTCGATGGCTCCGCTCTCCCCCGACCTCGAGGCCGGCTTCTGGTACTTCTTCTACTTCCTGACCGAACGCGGGCGAGCCGGCCTGGTGGCCGACCCGCGCGGAATCGCCGAGGTGATCTGGCGGCGGAACTCGCCCGAGTGGCGGTTCGGCGACGCCGAACTCGACCGTGCCGCCGAGGCGTTTGCGAACCCCGACTTCGTCGACGTCGTCATCCACTCGTACCGGCACCGGCTGAACCACGTCGACGGCGCCCCCGACTACCTGCGGCACGAAGCCGCGCTCGCGAAGCTGCCGCCGATCACCGTGCCCACGGTCACGCTCGACGGCGAAGCCGACGGCAACTTCCCCGCGCGCGACGCCGCGGATGTCGCCGTGCACTTCACCGGCCCGCACGTGCACCGGCGGGTTCCGCACGCGGGGCACAATCTCCCCCGCGAAGCACCCGAAGCGTTCGTCGAGGCGGTGCGGAAGGCCGCATCGCTCGCGGGCGCCGACGCCACGACGATCGCCGCGTGA
- a CDS encoding MarR family winged helix-turn-helix transcriptional regulator, with product MPSSAERTWAAILRLNALVLPRLDRAVLHATGLPLTWYDVLLELHDAGGRLTMSELGARVVLSRTRVSRLVDELVGAGLVAKAANPDDGRSSFAAITPEGSKRFREAARVYLPAIEAELARIDDAELSIVADGLERILARARED from the coding sequence ATGCCGAGTTCAGCCGAACGCACCTGGGCCGCGATCCTGCGACTCAACGCCCTCGTGCTCCCGCGCCTCGACCGTGCGGTGCTGCACGCGACGGGACTGCCGCTCACCTGGTACGACGTGCTGCTCGAGTTGCACGACGCCGGCGGGCGGCTCACGATGAGCGAACTCGGCGCGCGCGTCGTGCTGAGCCGCACGCGGGTCAGCCGGCTCGTCGACGAGCTCGTCGGGGCCGGGCTCGTCGCGAAGGCGGCGAATCCCGACGACGGGCGCTCCTCGTTCGCGGCGATCACGCCCGAGGGGTCGAAGCGCTTCCGCGAGGCCGCGCGCGTCTACCTCCCCGCGATCGAGGCCGAGCTGGCCCGCATCGACGACGCCGAACTCTCGATCGTCGCCGACGGGCTCGAACGCATCCTCGCCCGAGCGCGCGAAGACTGA
- a CDS encoding aldo/keto reductase, producing the protein MKYRMLGRTGVYVSTIGLGTMTFGGAGTPLGDALGGLDQTATDRVVGTALDLGVTLFDTADVYTGGESETFLGRALGSRRDDVVLATKFSARTGLGPNDVGASRLHVMRAVEASLSRLGTDRIDLYQLHSFDAETPIDETLAALDDLVRQGKVRYVGASNVAAWQLMKALGVSERLGAARFVSDQAYYSLLGRDVEREIAPLAADQGVSLFAWAPLAGGILTGKYSRSGASDPGSRRATAGYPDFPPVDPARAWDIVDAVESVASRHDASPAQVALAWVLGRPAVTSVLVGARRPEQLADSVAAVELELTTADLDELEAVSRTATPYPDWVWDFAAGGRTPV; encoded by the coding sequence ATGAAGTACCGCATGCTCGGACGCACGGGCGTCTACGTCTCGACGATCGGTCTCGGCACGATGACCTTCGGCGGCGCCGGCACGCCGCTCGGCGACGCCCTCGGCGGCCTCGACCAGACTGCGACCGACCGGGTCGTCGGCACCGCGCTCGACCTCGGCGTCACCCTGTTCGACACGGCCGACGTCTACACGGGCGGCGAGTCCGAGACCTTCCTCGGTCGCGCCCTCGGCTCGCGCCGCGATGACGTCGTGCTCGCGACGAAGTTCAGCGCCCGCACGGGCCTCGGCCCGAACGACGTGGGCGCGTCGCGCCTGCACGTCATGCGCGCGGTCGAGGCGAGCCTCAGCCGGCTCGGCACCGACCGCATCGACCTGTACCAACTCCACAGCTTCGACGCCGAGACGCCGATCGACGAGACGCTCGCCGCGCTCGACGACCTCGTGCGGCAGGGCAAGGTGCGCTACGTCGGAGCGTCGAACGTCGCCGCTTGGCAGCTCATGAAGGCGCTCGGCGTCTCGGAGCGGCTCGGCGCCGCCCGGTTCGTCTCGGACCAGGCGTACTACTCCCTCCTCGGCCGCGACGTCGAGCGCGAGATCGCGCCGCTCGCGGCGGACCAGGGCGTGTCGCTCTTCGCGTGGGCGCCGCTCGCGGGCGGCATCCTGACGGGCAAGTACTCGCGCTCGGGCGCGAGCGACCCGGGATCGCGGCGAGCGACCGCGGGCTATCCCGACTTCCCTCCCGTGGATCCTGCGCGCGCGTGGGACATCGTCGACGCGGTCGAATCCGTCGCGTCGCGCCACGACGCGAGCCCCGCGCAGGTCGCGCTCGCGTGGGTGCTCGGCCGCCCCGCGGTCACGAGCGTGCTCGTCGGGGCGCGTCGGCCCGAGCAACTCGCCGACAGCGTCGCCGCCGTCGAGCTCGAGCTCACGACCGCGGATCTCGACGAGCTCGAGGCCGTGAGCCGTACGGCAACGCCCTACCCCGACTGGGTGTGGGACTTCGCGGCCGGAGGCCGGACACCGGTGTGA
- a CDS encoding VOC family protein: protein MTVSIRTIHVIVDDPDAAVEFYRDVLGLTVTNEVAFDGFRWVTLVTPSQPDVQIVLSEPHAGRSQEDGDAIAALLAKGALSTINFSADDLDATFERVAAAPAAEVLQEPVSQPWGARDIAFRDPAGNHVRVEQG, encoded by the coding sequence ATGACCGTTTCGATCCGCACCATCCATGTCATCGTCGACGACCCCGACGCGGCCGTCGAGTTCTACCGCGACGTCCTCGGGCTCACCGTGACGAACGAGGTCGCGTTCGACGGATTCCGCTGGGTCACGCTCGTGACGCCGTCGCAGCCAGACGTGCAGATCGTGCTGTCCGAGCCGCATGCGGGCCGCTCGCAGGAGGACGGCGACGCGATCGCCGCGCTGCTCGCCAAGGGCGCGCTCTCGACGATCAACTTCAGCGCCGACGACCTCGACGCGACGTTCGAACGCGTCGCCGCCGCGCCCGCCGCCGAGGTGCTGCAGGAGCCCGTGAGCCAGCCGTGGGGTGCGCGCGACATCGCCTTCCGGGACCCGGCGGGCAACCACGTCCGCGTCGAGCAGGGTTAG
- a CDS encoding MarR family winged helix-turn-helix transcriptional regulator translates to MERAEASEASDPVQLDDMVCWNLYSAARAVTAAYRPLLEPLGLTYPQYLVLANLWAHGDQSVGALIARIQSDYGTMTPLLKRLEARGLVRRTRSVADERTVLISLTAEGEALKARAAHVYPAISELFGFSGEGAERSLDVLRGIIRAAERAGGEGPGEHVA, encoded by the coding sequence ATGGAGCGCGCCGAAGCATCCGAAGCATCCGACCCGGTCCAGCTCGACGACATGGTCTGCTGGAACCTCTACTCGGCCGCGCGCGCCGTCACCGCGGCCTATCGACCGCTGCTCGAACCGCTCGGCCTCACGTACCCGCAGTACCTCGTGCTCGCGAACCTCTGGGCGCACGGCGACCAGAGCGTCGGCGCGCTCATCGCCCGCATCCAGTCCGACTACGGCACGATGACCCCGCTCTTGAAGCGTCTCGAAGCGCGCGGGCTCGTGCGCCGCACGCGTAGCGTCGCCGATGAACGTACGGTGCTCATCTCGCTCACCGCCGAGGGCGAAGCCCTCAAGGCCCGAGCCGCACACGTCTATCCCGCGATCAGCGAGCTCTTCGGGTTCTCGGGCGAGGGCGCCGAGCGTTCGCTCGACGTGCTCCGCGGCATCATCAGGGCCGCCGAGCGCGCCGGCGGCGAGGGGCCCGGCGAGCACGTCGCCTGA
- a CDS encoding helix-turn-helix transcriptional regulator: protein MAADLEELKRLRRARDRMDREYAEPLDVESLAKTAFMSTAHFSRRFREAYGETPYSYLMTRRIERATALLRRGDMTVTEVCVAVGCTSLGSFSARFTQIMGESPSSYKARDFSELQVVPGCQMMLLTRRPKSPGEASSRIGEALAEASS from the coding sequence ATGGCCGCCGATCTCGAGGAACTGAAGCGCCTCCGGCGCGCTCGCGACCGGATGGACCGCGAGTACGCCGAGCCGCTCGACGTCGAGTCGCTCGCGAAGACGGCGTTCATGTCGACGGCGCACTTCAGCCGCCGCTTCCGCGAGGCCTACGGCGAGACGCCGTACTCGTACCTCATGACCCGCCGCATCGAGCGTGCGACGGCGCTCCTCAGGCGCGGCGACATGACGGTCACCGAGGTGTGCGTCGCCGTCGGCTGTACGAGCCTCGGCTCGTTCTCGGCTCGTTTCACGCAGATCATGGGCGAGAGCCCGAGTTCGTACAAGGCACGTGACTTCAGCGAGCTGCAGGTCGTGCCCGGATGTCAGATGATGCTGCTCACGCGGCGACCGAAATCGCCCGGTGAGGCATCGAGCAGGATCGGAGAAGCGCTCGCCGAGGCATCGTCCTAG
- a CDS encoding SCO4848 family membrane protein: MHVFAAVVLFLNALFNVVSWPRFYPRIANDPRARDAEGRRTAFYTVHVVLITVALVLAALSAVAGVLVLL; encoded by the coding sequence GTGCACGTCTTCGCAGCTGTCGTCCTGTTCCTGAACGCCCTCTTCAACGTCGTCTCGTGGCCGCGGTTCTATCCCCGCATCGCGAACGACCCGCGGGCGCGCGACGCCGAGGGCCGCCGCACGGCGTTCTACACGGTGCACGTCGTGCTCATCACGGTCGCGCTCGTGCTCGCGGCGCTGTCGGCGGTCGCGGGCGTGCTCGTCCTGCTCTGA
- a CDS encoding three-helix bundle dimerization domain-containing protein has protein sequence MAEPEDSERRSIDEVVERLAERFPGADRAEIKTIVEAEYLGFEGKRVRDFVPVLVEKSAKKRLKALERSA, from the coding sequence ATGGCTGAACCCGAAGACTCCGAACGGCGCAGCATCGACGAGGTCGTGGAGCGACTCGCCGAGCGGTTCCCCGGAGCCGATCGAGCAGAGATCAAGACCATCGTCGAGGCCGAGTACCTCGGGTTCGAGGGCAAGCGCGTGCGCGACTTCGTTCCGGTGCTCGTCGAGAAGAGCGCCAAGAAGCGGTTGAAGGCGCTCGAGCGCTCCGCGTGA
- a CDS encoding VanZ family protein, whose amino-acid sequence MTPDQTAVSRRALTIATIAYAGGALAVLVVPSVADVFQAVHSWLHDGLGWRWVRPSFVDFPANVVLFFPLGLLAVLWLGRFWRGFWVAVAMSVAAELVQAVIPDRVASPRDIVGNALGAALGAFVAVLIIRARRDPDSDSV is encoded by the coding sequence GTGACACCCGATCAGACGGCCGTCAGCAGAAGGGCGCTGACGATCGCGACCATCGCCTACGCGGGCGGTGCCCTCGCGGTCCTCGTCGTCCCATCGGTGGCGGACGTCTTCCAAGCGGTCCACTCGTGGCTGCACGACGGTCTGGGGTGGCGGTGGGTGCGTCCGTCGTTCGTCGACTTCCCGGCGAACGTCGTGCTCTTCTTCCCCCTCGGCCTCCTCGCGGTGCTCTGGCTCGGACGGTTCTGGCGGGGGTTCTGGGTCGCGGTCGCGATGTCGGTCGCGGCCGAACTCGTCCAGGCGGTGATTCCCGACCGTGTTGCGTCCCCGAGGGACATCGTGGGCAACGCGCTCGGGGCCGCGCTCGGCGCGTTCGTGGCCGTGCTGATCATCCGCGCTCGACGCGACCCGGATTCCGACTCGGTCTGA
- a CDS encoding alpha/beta hydrolase, translated as MTDHLLEPEAQAIADATANPPYLYQLGPEGARKVLDDLQAQPVDKPDVDDEWITVPAEVGDVRVRIVKPVGAEGPLPVVLYVHGGGWVLGNAGTHDRLVRELAVGADAAVVFVEYDRSPEARYPVAIEQAYATAQWITEHGASKGLDASRLAIAGDSVGGDMATVVALLSLERGDVHFVHQSLYYPVTDAGQDTDSYREFADGPFLTAANMAWFWDSYLPDLEQRAHYTASPLRATREQLAGLPETYLIVDENDVLRDEGEAYGRRLLDAGVRTTSIRYNGIIHDFLMLNPLRPTAAVTAALEQAVHVLRKAFGTA; from the coding sequence ATGACCGACCACCTCCTCGAACCCGAAGCCCAGGCGATCGCCGACGCGACGGCCAACCCGCCCTACCTCTACCAGCTCGGCCCCGAGGGCGCCAGAAAGGTGCTCGACGACCTGCAGGCCCAGCCCGTCGACAAGCCCGACGTCGACGACGAGTGGATCACCGTCCCCGCCGAGGTCGGCGACGTGCGTGTGCGCATCGTCAAGCCCGTCGGCGCCGAAGGCCCGCTCCCCGTCGTGCTCTACGTGCACGGCGGCGGCTGGGTGCTCGGCAACGCCGGCACCCACGACCGGCTCGTGCGCGAGCTCGCCGTCGGCGCCGACGCGGCCGTTGTGTTCGTCGAGTACGACCGCTCGCCCGAGGCGCGCTACCCGGTCGCGATCGAACAGGCGTACGCGACGGCGCAGTGGATCACCGAGCACGGGGCATCCAAGGGCCTCGACGCGTCGCGACTCGCGATCGCGGGCGACTCCGTCGGCGGCGACATGGCGACGGTCGTCGCGCTGCTCTCGCTCGAACGCGGCGACGTGCACTTCGTGCACCAGTCGCTCTACTACCCCGTGACCGACGCCGGGCAGGACACCGACAGCTACCGCGAGTTCGCCGACGGCCCGTTCCTCACGGCGGCCAACATGGCGTGGTTCTGGGACAGCTACCTGCCCGACCTCGAGCAGCGTGCGCACTACACCGCCTCGCCATTGCGTGCGACGCGCGAGCAGCTCGCCGGCCTGCCCGAGACCTACCTCATCGTCGACGAGAACGACGTGCTGCGCGACGAGGGCGAGGCGTACGGCAGGCGGCTGCTCGACGCGGGCGTGCGCACGACGAGCATCCGGTACAACGGCATCATCCACGACTTCCTGATGCTGAACCCGTTGCGGCCGACGGCCGCGGTTACGGCGGCGCTCGAGCAGGCCGTGCACGTGCTGCGGAAGGCGTTCGGCACCGCCTGA